The Argiope bruennichi chromosome 9, qqArgBrue1.1, whole genome shotgun sequence genome contains a region encoding:
- the LOC129984380 gene encoding intraflagellar transport protein 46 homolog isoform X1 yields the protein MEEEEEKAVDVVEGQELDDKSSVLSSIARPMSHTMPRPPSRPAPSARVRALGKEELDDVDQNSEEEDEEEEDEEDDEDQGIQIEGARFRTVLHRPHLDRRPTRWDRDSFSGRHRLSRERLLPRRLEGDRSSRSSTSASASLSLSNSSSRNEMLNEDVLNKVQEYRDLCYLDLPYNSKRAYDPADFEHLQVSSEMKELFQYITRYTPQNIDLDTKLRPFIPEFIPAVGDIDAFIKVPRPDNVMDKLGLVVLDEPCAKQSDPTVLDLQLRAISKETTFKSVAVKSLENADKRPKEIDAWINSISNLHRSKPPPTVHYSRNMPDIETLMQEWPPEFEEALNQFGIPSAELDCSLEEYVELICGIMDIPVYRSKIQSLHVLFTLFLEFRNSQHFRSLAMNNEFGDGQTNESHSNGADHLVIRN from the exons atggaagaagaagaagaaaaagcagTTGATGTTGTTGAAGGACAAGAATTGGATGACAAA TCCTCAGTTCTGTCCAGCATTGCCAGGCCTATGTCTCACACAATGCCTCGGCCACCTTCTCGACCTGCTCCCTCAGCTAGAGTACGAGCACTGGGTAAAGAGGAGCTTGATGATGTGGATCAAAACAGTGAGGAAGAAGACGAGGAAGAAGAGGATGAGGAAGATGATGAAGATCAAGGTATCCAAATAGAAGG TGCACGCTTTAGAACAGTATTGCATCGCCCACATCTTGACCGAAGACCCACACGCTGGGATCGGGATTCTTTTTCGGGTCGTCATCGTTTAAGCAGAGAAAGGCTCTTGCCAAGGAGACTGGAGGGTGATAGAAGTTCTCGGAGCTCTACTAGTGCTAGTGCTAGTTTATCATTATCAAATTCTAGTTCTCGCAATGAAATGCTCAATGAAGATGTGCTTAATAAAGTGCAAGAATATAGAGATCTTTGTTATCTTGATTTACCTTATAACTCTAAGAG aGCTTATGATCCAGCTGATTTTGAGCACTTGCAAGTCAGTagtgaaatgaaagaattatttcagtacaTAACTAG atACACTCCTCAAAATATTGATCTTGATACTAAGCTGAGACCTTTCATACCAGAGTTTATTCCTGCTGTGGGTGATATTGATGCCTTTATAAAA GTTCCTAGACCTGATAATGTAATGGATAAATTGGGTCTTGTTGTATTGGATGAACCATGTGCTAAACAATCTGATCCAACTGTGTTGGATTTGCAACTGAGAGCTATTTCTAAAGAAACGACATTTAAATCTGTG gccGTGAAGAGCTTAGAAAATGCTGACAAACGTCCCAAAGAAATTGATGCATGGATAAATAGCATATCTAATTTACACAGATCTAAGCCACCTCCAACAGTCCATTATTCAAG GAATATGCCAGATATTGAAACATTAATGCAAGAATGGCCCCCAGAATTTGAAGAAGCTCTTAATCAG ttTGGAATTCCTTCTGCTGAATTGGATTGTTCTTTAGAGGAATATGTTGAACTAATTTGTG gaataatggATATTCCTGTGTACCGATCAAAAATACAATCGCTTCATGTACTCTTTACCCTGTTTTTGGAATTCAGAAATTCACAG catTTTCGATCTCTTGCTATGAATAATGAATTTGGAGATGGCCAGACGAATGAAAGCCATTCGAATGGAGCCGATCACCTTGTCATAAGGAATTAA
- the LOC129984380 gene encoding intraflagellar transport protein 46 homolog isoform X2 — MEEEEEKAVDVVEGQELDDKSSVLSSIARPMSHTMPRPPSRPAPSARVRALGKEELDDVDQNSEEEDEEEEDEEDDEDQGIQIEGAYDPADFEHLQVSSEMKELFQYITRYTPQNIDLDTKLRPFIPEFIPAVGDIDAFIKVPRPDNVMDKLGLVVLDEPCAKQSDPTVLDLQLRAISKETTFKSVAVKSLENADKRPKEIDAWINSISNLHRSKPPPTVHYSRNMPDIETLMQEWPPEFEEALNQFGIPSAELDCSLEEYVELICGIMDIPVYRSKIQSLHVLFTLFLEFRNSQHFRSLAMNNEFGDGQTNESHSNGADHLVIRN; from the exons atggaagaagaagaagaaaaagcagTTGATGTTGTTGAAGGACAAGAATTGGATGACAAA TCCTCAGTTCTGTCCAGCATTGCCAGGCCTATGTCTCACACAATGCCTCGGCCACCTTCTCGACCTGCTCCCTCAGCTAGAGTACGAGCACTGGGTAAAGAGGAGCTTGATGATGTGGATCAAAACAGTGAGGAAGAAGACGAGGAAGAAGAGGATGAGGAAGATGATGAAGATCAAGGTATCCAAATAGAAGG aGCTTATGATCCAGCTGATTTTGAGCACTTGCAAGTCAGTagtgaaatgaaagaattatttcagtacaTAACTAG atACACTCCTCAAAATATTGATCTTGATACTAAGCTGAGACCTTTCATACCAGAGTTTATTCCTGCTGTGGGTGATATTGATGCCTTTATAAAA GTTCCTAGACCTGATAATGTAATGGATAAATTGGGTCTTGTTGTATTGGATGAACCATGTGCTAAACAATCTGATCCAACTGTGTTGGATTTGCAACTGAGAGCTATTTCTAAAGAAACGACATTTAAATCTGTG gccGTGAAGAGCTTAGAAAATGCTGACAAACGTCCCAAAGAAATTGATGCATGGATAAATAGCATATCTAATTTACACAGATCTAAGCCACCTCCAACAGTCCATTATTCAAG GAATATGCCAGATATTGAAACATTAATGCAAGAATGGCCCCCAGAATTTGAAGAAGCTCTTAATCAG ttTGGAATTCCTTCTGCTGAATTGGATTGTTCTTTAGAGGAATATGTTGAACTAATTTGTG gaataatggATATTCCTGTGTACCGATCAAAAATACAATCGCTTCATGTACTCTTTACCCTGTTTTTGGAATTCAGAAATTCACAG catTTTCGATCTCTTGCTATGAATAATGAATTTGGAGATGGCCAGACGAATGAAAGCCATTCGAATGGAGCCGATCACCTTGTCATAAGGAATTAA